Proteins from a single region of Dictyostelium discoideum AX4 chromosome 5 chromosome, whole genome shotgun sequence:
- the sevA gene encoding hypothetical protein — MIKNRKLDITSTNVAGIGTDLDKKCRLDAASTEAQWKGVGQAPGLKIWRIENFKVVPVPESSYGKFYDGDSYIILHTFKEGNSLKHDIHFFLGTFTTQDEAGTAAYKTVELDDFLGGAPIQYRQCQSYESPSFLSLFPKYFILSGGVESGFNHVKPTEYKPRLLHISGDKNAKVAEVPLATSSLNSGDCFLLDAGLTIYQFNGSKSSPQEKNKAAEVARAIDAERKGLPKVEVFCETDSDIPAEFWKLLGGKGAIAAKHETAPTKSEKVLYKLSDASGSLKFSEVSRGKINKSSLKSEDVFIIDLGNEIYTWIGSKSSPNEKKTAFSHATQYLVNNKRCEYTPIVRVLENGTNQSFETLLSA, encoded by the exons atGATTAAGAATAGAAAATTAGATATTACTTCAACTAATGttg cTGGTATTGGAACAGATTTAGATAAAAAATGTAGATTGGATGCAGCTTCAACTGAAGCTCAATGGAAAGGTGTTGGTCAAGCACCAGGTCTCAAGATTTGgagaattgaaaattttaaagttgTCCCAGTTCCAGAATCATCATATGGTAAATTCTATGATGGTGATAGTTATATCATTTTACATACTTTTAAAGAAGGTAATTCACTTAAACATGATATTCATTTCTTTTTAGGTACTTTTACTACTCAAGATGAAGCTGGCACTGCTGCTTATAAAAC agtTGAATTAGATGATTTCTTAGGTGGTGCACCAATTCAATATCGTCAATGTCAATCATATGAAAGTCCAAgctttttatcattattcccaaaatatttcattttatcaGGTGGTGTTGAATCAGGATTTAATCATGTTAAACCAACAGAATATAAACCAAGATTATTACATATTAGTGGTGATAAGAATGCTAAAGTCGCTGAAGTACCATTGGCAACCAGTTCATTGAATAGTGGTGACTGTTTCCTTTTGGATGCAGGTTTAACTATTTATCAATTCAATGGTAGTAAATCAAGTCCACAAGAAAAGAATAAAGCCGCTGAAGTTGCACGTGCAATCGATGCAGAAAGAAAAGGTTTACCAAAAGTTGAAGTTTTCTGTGAAACCGATTCCGATATTCCAGCTGAATTTTGGAAACTTTTAGGTGGAAAAGGTGCAATCGCTGCTAAACACGAAACTGCCCCAACCAAATCTGAAAAAGTTTTATACAAATTATCAGATGCATCTGGTTCACTTAAATTCTCTGAAGTTTCACGTggtaaaatcaataaatccTCATTAAAATCTGAAGATGTTTTCATCATTGATTTAGGTAATGAAATCTATACTTGGATCGGTTCaaaatcatcaccaaatgaaaagaaaacaGCATTCAGTCATGCAACTCAATACTTGGTAAACAATAAACGTTGTGAATATACTCCAATAGTTAGAGTTTTAGAAAATGGTACAAATCAATCATTTGAAACTTTATTATCTgcttaa
- the dmtA gene encoding O-methyltransferase family 2 protein: MISNSDCDENLIKQQQQEIQDKNFLIDVAIGYTKSNALSCALKYKIPQLLEDKSKSCKELSEILKVNCDNLYRLLRTLSTIGIFIEDEVEDGVFRNSRLSNLLRNSNSDSWVNNVYLQSHPNVIQSFMYLDKTIECGTSQGMTSQGFSSAWELFEKDKSLNAHFHNTMTSFTSDEIKTILEYIDFNQYKSIVDLGGSSGELLKSIAKSSRGQLVESFINFDLPLVINQNKVNNENGAAEFDKRYSEVASDLFVDSDYPSADCYTLKFIFHMFNDDKVLTILDKISKSIKPNGKVYVFDHIVQPKNQPYAPFYFDLQMIVNFNGKERSQNEWKTIFEKSPFKIDTILILPDSKRMSVIELSLKQ, translated from the exons atgatttcaaaTTCGGATTgtgatgaaaatttaattaaacaacaacagcaagaAATACAAGataagaattttttaattgatgttgCCATTGGGTATACAAAATCAAATGCTCTTAGTTGTgcattaaaatataaaattccACAATTATTGGaagataaatcaaaatcatgTAAAGAATTATCCGAGattttaaaagttaattGTGATAATTTATATAGATTATTAAGAACATTATCAACCATTGGTATTTTCATTGAAGATGAAGTGGAGGATGGAGTCTTCAGAAATTCaagattatcaaatttacttagaaattcaaattctgATAGCTGGGTTAACAATGTGTACCTCCAATCACATCCAAATGtaattcaatcatttatGTATTTAGATAAAACCATTGAATGCGGTACTAGTCAAGGTATGACCAGCCAAGGATTTTCAAGTGCATGGGAACTctttgaaaaagataaatcgTTGAACGCCCATTTTCATAACACAATGACTAGTTTCACTtctgatgaaattaaaacaattttagaGTATATTGATTTCAATCAATATAAATCAATCGTTGATTTGGGTGGTTCTTCTGGTGAATTGTTAAAATCAATTGCTAAAAGTTCAAGAGGTCAATTAGTTGaatcttttattaatttcgaTTTACCATTGGTAATTAATCAAAACAAAGTTAACAATGAAAATGGTGCTGCTGAATTTGATAAACGTTATTCTGAAGTTGCTTCCgatttatttgttgattcTGATTATCCTTCTGCCGATTGTTATactttgaaatttatttttcatatgtttaatgatgataaagttttaacaattttggataaaatttcaaaatcaattaaaccaaatgGTAAAGTTTATGTTTTTGATCATATAGTTCAACCAAAAAATCAACCATATGCTCCATTCTATTTTGATTTAC AAATGATAGTAAATTTTAATGGTAAAGAGAGATCTCAAAATGAATGGAAAACTATATTCGAAAAATCACCATTTAAAATCGATACAATTTTAATCCTTCCAGATAGTAAAAGAATGTCTGTCATTGAATTATCTTTAAAACAATag
- the abcG16 gene encoding ABC transporter G family protein, with translation MKLTNSISPTNLDGEINKNSQPSNDNQQQQQPKINKIINKFSESINSVSKTIGKGIGDLTSSNALDEHIKNHNSNFIDPFYNEEAVVVVDDENIRSLIGDNCSSIGNIGVNGIEAFYGEHNNKKSELIKQFLKINSTNNKSNQTIVVDHMDYSVMERQSSSSSSSSSRSTGVSKLIPFLKRKEKIEILKDLSFYLKPGMMVLLLSEAGSGVSTLFKCLTNRIPKRGSINGDILFDNEPIDGESHHSQYLFVQQSDHHISTLTVKETLEFSIECQSNLSREAKKQLSSNILSILGISHVADTYIGNQSIRGISGGQKKRMTVAVELVKGAKAIMIDQATNGLDSTSAFELLNSIQMISKVSNVPALVSLLQPSPEIFSLFSHILMMKDGEITFFGEKHQIFDHFSDYGLECKDKQNPAEFLSSIYHQAQLDPDCQLKSSSDFIVAYKQSQYYKDCLIKISQERLSNHKFSGDKSIKIIENEKEQQQQEIYQLSLIKQIQLNLKRAFLTTIRDRASILSRVIKSSLLGLLIGTLFFQLDSSQKSANLLPSLSFFLLTFVVFGSLAGVGQVFSERPVFYDQKIGKYYKSIAYFFAGLVSDLIWNFIDVIIFCSISYWLIGLNHSADRFFFFLLAIYLLDCLVNRVSKMVSIYSPNAAIASTIAPLYFSLFLLMAGYLIHRNSIPIYWRWMHYISPFKWVFEAILSNQLHGQTFTCKSDELLPPIGYPLLNVSFPDGYSGSQVCPIIDGIEILKSKDINSDYSYKYYSVWIILSMYLLFSILSIIGLSNITFDNIISNKEKNNGNGNNNYNGKESINEESIKLSIKQHQQKQFESNEKCYLTFKNLTYKVLIKKKNHQKVSRTLLHDINGYVKPGSMVALIGSSGAGKSTLLDILANRKDQGIISGEILLNGKARDKCFNRYVAYVEQEDTLPDFQTVREAITFSALLRLPNDTMTHQDKLDTVDYILDVLELNSIANTLIGKVDHGITQEQRKRVNIAIEMASLPDILFLDEPTTGLTSVAAELIMQLIKRVALDGRSVICTIHQPSETIFKKFDSILLLTQGGFVAYFGELGPNCRTVLNYCSDLGFNCPQGKNPADFLLDFSASFNSASRLASNDKMIPSIRSRIKNVGNYCFDGSSNLNNKNEIKQQQTTTQNVNLGNEDKQQQQQEEANDDNNIQEATSSNSNNNNNNDIIDNYQFSNLNRDTIEIIDSGLPIGFISKTFKEKNATSFLFQFFMLLFRFFVCAIRRRNLIMTRIIRSILLSVVTGTLYLQLKNDQDGVMDRISFIFFTSTFASISCLSNIPTVFEDRFLFYHELNSNTYRHLSYILAMILADLPFTIMYSLLFSAPIYWIVGLQNDVDKFLFFIFVYYLYLQVLVSFSQLLGMVSPTLATANEITGISFSVFSLFAGFIIKKDDIPSYYKWLNYVSITRYLVEPLTVNEMTGSVSFHCEPHQLIPVPIHYTPTNATASEPTKLVFKSFCPITQGNQVLYQFDINDTDKFEDTFVLIGLFIGFLLLILIFSKILKFKK, from the coding sequence atgaaATTAACAAATTCTATTTCTCCAACTAATTTAGATggtgaaataaataaaaactcaCAGCCATCAAAtgataatcaacaacaacaacaacccaaaatcaataaaattattaataaattttcagaatcaattaattcagtttcaaaaacaattggTAAAGGTATTGGAGATTTAACATCATCAAATGCATTGGATGAacatattaaaaatcataattcaaattttatagATCCATTCTATAATGAGGAGgcagttgttgttgtagatGATGAGAATATTCGTAGTCTCATTGGTGATAATTGTAGTAGTATTGGTAATATTGGTGTAAATGGTATTGAAGCATTCTATGGTGaacataataataagaaatctGAATTGATTAAACAATTCTTAAAGATCAAttcaaccaataataaatctaatcAAACTATTGTAGTTGATCATATGGATTATAGTGTAATGGAAAgacaatcatcatcatcatcatcatcatcatcacgaTCCACTGGTGTTAGTAAATTAATTCCATTTTTaaagagaaaagaaaagattgaaattttaaaggatttatcattttatttgaaaccaGGTATGATGGTGTTATTATTGAGTGAAGCAGGTTCAGGTGTTTCAACATTATTCAAATGTTTAACAAATAGAATTCCAAAACGTGGTTCAATCAATGGTGATATtctatttgataatgaaccAATTGATGGAGAGTCACATCATTCACAATATCTATTCGTTCAACAATCTGATCATCACATTTCAACATTAACAGTGAAAGAGACATTGGAATTCTCAATTGAATGtcaatcaaatttatcaagaGAAGCAAAGAAACAATTATCATCCAATATTCTATCGATTCTTGGTATTAGTCATGTTGCAGATACTTATATTGGTAATCAATCAATTCGTGGTATTTCAGGTGGTCAAAAGAAACGTATGACAGTTGCAGTTGAATTGGTTAAGGGTGCAAAGGCAATAATGATAGATCAAGCCACCAATGGGTTAGATTCAACATCAGCATTTGAATTGTTAAATTCgattcaaatgatttcaaaAGTATCAAATGTACCAGCATTGGTATCATTGTTACAACCATCTCCAGAGATTTTCTCATTATTCTCACATATATTAATGATGAAAGATGGTGAAATCACATTCTTTGGTGAGAAACATCAAATTTTCGATCATTTCTCTGATTATGGTTTAGAATGTAAAGATAAACAAAATCCAGCTGAATTTCTCTCTTCAATTTATCATCAAGCTCAATTGGATCCAGATTgtcaattaaaatcatcaagTGATTTCATTGTAGCTTATAAACAATCGCAATATTATAAAGATTGTTTAATTAAGATTAGTCAAGAAAGATTATCAAATCATAAATTTAGTGGTGATAaatctataaaaataattgaaaatgaaaaagaacaacaacaacaagaaatttatcaattatcattaattaaacaaattcaattaaatttaaagagagCATTTTTAACAACAATTAGAGATAGAgcatcaattttatcaagGGTTATCAAATCATCATTGTTAGGTTTATTAATTGGCACTTTATTTTTCCAATTGGATTCTAGTCAAAAGTCAGCAAATTTattaccatcattatcattctTTTTGTTAACATTTGTTGTATTTGGTTCATTGGCTGGTGTTGGTCAAGTATTTTCAGAGAGACCTGTGTTTTATGATCAAAAGATTGGAAAATATTATAAGAGTATTGCATACTTTTTCGCAGGTTTAGTATCGGATTTAATTTGGAATTTCATTGATGTTATTATCTTTTGTTCAATTTCATATTGGTTAATTGGTCTTAATCATTCGGCAGATagattcttctttttcttattggcaatttatttattggatTGTTTGGTTAATAGAGTCTCAAAGATGGTTTCAATTTATTCACCAAATGCAGCGATCGCTTCAACTATTGCACCATTGTATTTCAGTTTGTTCCTTTTAATGGCAGGTTATTTAATTCACCGTAATTCAATACCAATCTATTGGAGATGGATGCATTATATATCACCATTTAAATGGGTTTTTGAAGCAATTCTCTCAAATCAACTTCATGGTCAAACTTTTACTTGTAAATCTGAtgaattattaccaccaattgGTTATCCACTCTTAAATGTTAGTTTTCCTGATGGATATAGTGGTTCACAAGTTTGTCCAATCATTGAtggtattgaaattttaaaatcaaaagatataaaCTCTGATTATagttataaatattattcagTTTGGATTATACTTTCAATGTATTTActcttttcaattttatcaattattggtTTATCAAATATAAcatttgataatataatttcaaataaagaaaagaataatggtaatggtaataataattataatggtaaagaatcaattaatgaagaatcaattaaattatcaattaaacaacatcaacaaaaacaatttgaatcaaatgaaaaatgttATTTAACATTTAAGAATTTAACATATAAAGTtttgataaagaaaaagaatcatCAAAAAGTTTCACGTACATTATTACATGATATTAATGGTTATGTTAAACCTGGTTCAATGGTAGCATTGattggtagtagtggtgcaGGTAAATCAACACTATTGGATATTTTAGCCAATAGAAAGGATCAAGGTATAATTAGTGGTGAAATTCTATTGAATGGTAAAGCAAGAGATAAATGTTTCAATCGTTATGTCGCCTATGTAGAACAAGAGGATACTTTACCAGATTTTCAAACTGTAAGAGAGGCAATTACATTTTCAGCTTTATTAAGATTACCAAATGATACAATGACTCATCAAGATAAATTAGATACTGTTGATTACATTTTAGATGTTTTAGAATTGAATTCCATTGCAAATACATTAATTGGTAAAGTAGATCATGGTATCACTCAAgaacaaagaaaaagagtAAACATTGCAATTGAAATGGCTTCATTACCAGATATATTATTCCTTGATGAACCTACAACAGGTCTTACAAGTGTAGCTGCTGAATTAATTATGCAATTAATTAAAAGGGTAGCATTAGATGGTAGATCAGTGATTTGCACAATTCATCAACCATCTGAAactatatttaaaaagtttgatagtattttattattaactcaAGGTGGTTTTGTTGCTTATTTTGGTGAACTTGGTCCAAATTGTAGAACTGTACTCAACTATTGTTCAGATTTAGGTTTTAATTGTCCACAAGGTAAAAATCCTGCTGATTTCTTATTGGATTTCTCTGCTTCATTTAATTCCGCAAGTAGATTAGcttcaaatgataaaatgaTTCCATCAATTAGatcaagaattaaaaatgttggtaattattgttttgatggaagttcaaatttaaataataaaaatgaaattaaacaacaacaaacaacaacTCAAAATGTAAACCTTGGTAATGAagataaacaacaacaacaacaagaagaagcTAATGATGACAATAATATTCAAGAAGCAactagtagtaatagtaataataataataataatgatattattgataattatcaattttcaaatttaaatagagatacaattgaaattattgataGTGGTTTACCAATTGGTTTTATTAGTAAAAcatttaaagaaaagaatgcaacatcatttttatttcaattctttatgttattatttagattCTTTGTTTGTGCAATTAGAAGaagaaatttaattatgACAAGAATCATTAGATCCATATTGCTATCAGTTGTAACAGGTACATTATATTTACAGTTAAAGAATGATCAAGATGGTGTAATGGATAgaattagttttattttctttacttCAACATTTGCTTCAATTTCATGTCTTTCAAATATTCCAACAGTGTTTGAAGATCGTTTTCTATTCTATCATGAATTGAACTCCAATACATACCGTCATCTAAGTTACATTTTAGCAATGATTTTAGCCGATTTACCATTCACCATAATGTACTCTTTATTGTTTAGTGCTCCTATTTATTGGATTGTTGGCCTTCAAAATGATGTTGATAAATTCTTGTTCTTCATATTCGTATATTATCTATATCTTCAAGTGTTGGTATCATTTTCACAATTGTTAGGTATGGTTAGTCCAACATTAGCAACTGCCAATGAAATCACAGGTATCTCCTTCTCTGTGTTTAGTTTATTCGCTGGTTTTATCATAAAGAAAGATGATATACCTTCCTATTATAAATGGTTAAATTATGTCTCGATCACTCGTTATTTGGTTGAACCATTAACTGTAAATGAAATGACTGGTAGTGTTTCATTTCATTGTGAACCTCATCAATTGATTCCAGTACCAATTCATTATACTCCTACCAATGCCACTGCCTCAGAACCAACTAAATTGGtctttaaatcattttgtcCAATCACTCAAGGTAATCAAGTACTCTATCAATTCGATATTAATGATACCGATAAATTTGAAGAtacttttgttttaattggtttatttattggttttttattattaattttaatattttcaaaaattttaaaatttaaaaaataa